The Dyadobacter sandarakinus DNA window ATTTGGATAAAACACATACAAAAACCGCTACTAATCCTTAATTGCATGTTAAAAGCAAGTTAAAAAGGCATTAAAATGACCTGAGAGTTTTTGCCGGTGTTTTAATGTTAGAAGTCAAGATATTACAGGTCAGTCGTTTACCTTACGTGGTGGGCTGGTTTTCTGCTTGTTGTGGTATGAATGTGAGCTGTACAGCGATGCATTGTGCCGAAGCCGGTCTGGTACTCAGGTATTTTATTTTTGTATTTTTATAAGTATGTAAAAACAAAAAAAACAGCTGCCTTGTCCCGCAGGACCCGACAGCTGTTTTTACTGTATGTTTGTATATTAGCCGGAACCCGGCCGTGCCTCAGGATTTTTGTGCGCTGGCTGCTTCTAGGTCCGGGAATGCGACCCTGTCGAGCTTTTCACGCGCCGGACCTGTAAGTACATTCCCTTTTTGGTCATAACGCGCGCCGTGGCACGGACAATCCCAGGTTTTTTCGGAGTTGTTCCAATTGACAATACAGCCTGCATGCTTGCACACAGGGTTAAGTGCTTCCACAGTCCCTGTTTTGTCCCTGTAGACCGCCAGTTTCTGTCCCTGAAACTCGACGAGTTTACCCGAGTCGGCGGGGATCTCCTTCACAGATTCCATTTCCTCGATCCCAAACCGGTCTGCAATGAATCGCCCGGCTACATCCGCATTCTCCTTGATAAACTCCGTAAATGCGCCCATCGGCTTCACCCGCGCAGGGTTAAACAGTTTTTCGTAGGGGCTGCTGCCTTTCACCACGAGGTCGCTCATGACCATGGCCGCTACCGTTCCGAGTATCATTCCATTACCATTGTAGCCCGTTGCCGCATAAATCCCGTCCGAAGTACCCGGCAGGTGGCCGATGTACGGAAGTCCGTCCGAGGGCACATAGTATTGCGACGACCACTGGGTGGTTACCTGGTCTACCGGATAACATTTGGAAGTATACGCAATCAGGTCTGCGAAGGATTGCTCTGGATCTCCATGGCCTGTTTTGTGGTCGTGCCCGCCTGAAATCAGGTATTTCTGACCATCAATGACGTGGGTCCGGAAGTAGTGATAGGGATCCTGGCTGTCATAGATCAGGCCTTCCGGATAAACGTCTTCTTTAAGGGTTGCCGCGATCACATAGCTGCGGTACGGGGCATTTCTCATGTGAAGCACGTTAATGCCGCCAGGCGGAATGTGGGTGGCATATACAACAGCCTTTGTTTTGATTTCTCGCTCGCCCGATTTGGCGATGAGGTACTCCCCATCCTTTTCAACCGAGTCGATCAGTGTATTTTCAATTACACGGCCGCCCAGGGACAAGAATTCCTTCTGTAAACCCCGGATATATTTCAGTGGGTGAAACTGCGCCTGTTTAGGGAACCTGACGGCCGCCTGGTAGGGTAGTGGAGCCGGTGCATCCGCTACCTGCTCCGTTTCTACGCCGGCACGGAGTGCACTCTCGTACAAATCCTGCAGTTCTTTGGTTTCCTGCTCATCCTCAGCATACACGTACCCGTCCTTCCATTCAAAATCGCAGTCGATGGAGTAGGTAGTCACCAGGTTGTGAATCGTGCCGACTGACCTGGCGATGGCTTCTGCAAATTGCCGGGAGGCTTCCTCACTGAACTTTTGTTCAACTTCGGCATAAGTGGTATCGGCAAAAGTATTAATGTGTGCAGTTGTACCGCCCGTGGTGCCGTATCCGGCCTGGAATGCGTCACATACAATGCACTTTTTACCCTCACGCTGCATCAGGAGGGCAGCAGTAAGTCCTGTAATTCCGGCACCTACTACCAGTACATCGCATGTATCGGTTTCGGGCTGCTGGGTGGTGTGAAGGTCTGTGCCTGCACTTTGCTGCCACAAACTCTCGTTTCGGCCGTCGCGCCTGGGAAGGTTCTTGTCAGTTTCTGGTCGGTTTTCCTGGTTCATGGTTGTTGATGAGATTTTTTGGCTGTGATTTGCAAAATATCATACCAGATTGACGGGTTAGCAGGTGACTATCAGGATACAGACTACCAGGTTCCTGATCCGGGCTTGGTTGGAATGCTTTTTGTGTTTGCTGCGTACCATTAACCATCATCAACCAAACTACTGCATTATGATTGCAATGAATTACCGCGGACCCTACCGGGTCCGGGTCGACCGGGATAAGCCAATGCCCCGGATCGAGCATCCGGGTGACGCGATAGTGCGTGTTACCCGCTCCTGTATTTGCGGATCTGACCTTCACCTGTACCATGGCCTGGTTCCGGATACCAGGGTAGGTACCACTTTCGGGCACGAGTTCATAGGCGTTGTGGAAGAAGTTGGTGCAGAGGTAACCAACATCAAAGTCGGTGATAATGTCATTGTTCCCTTTAATGTAGCTTGCGGAAAATGTGTGTTCTGCGAGCAGGGCCTTTTTGGAAACTGCCACGAATCCAATCCCCAGGCAACTGCAGTGGGCGGCATTTTTGGATACTCGCATACCGCCGGCGGCTTCGATGGCGGACAGGCTGAGTATGTGCGCGTGCCCTATGCCAATGTAGGACCGATGGTCATTCCTGACGACATGGACCATGACGACGCCGTGCTCCTCACCGATGTTGTGCCTACGGGTTACCAGGCGGCCGAAATGGCTGCTATCAAGCCGGGTGATACGGTAGTGGTTTTTGGTGCAGGACCTGTCGGGATTATGGCGGCCAAGTCTGCCTGGCTCTTCGGGGCAGGAAGGGTAATCGTGATAGATCATATCGAGTACCGTCTTGAATTTGTAAAAAGGTACGCCCAGTGCGAAGCCTATAATTTCAGGTCGCTGGAAGATCCTGTACTGTTTATCAAAAAAACAACAGACTGGATCGGTGCGGATGTATGCATTGATGCCGTCGGATGCGAGGCAGCCGGCAGCGCCGTGCAAACAATAACCGGTCGGAAGCTCATGCTGCAGGCAGGCTCTGCCACAGCACTTCACTGGGCGATCAATGCTGTGAAAAAAGGCGGCGTAGTATCAATCGTGGGCGTCTATGGGCCTACCGCCAATCTGATTCCGATCGGGAATGTGGTAAATAAGGGTATTACGCTCCGTGCAAACCAGGCTTCGGTGAAGCGCCTGCTGCCGCGCCTTGTGGAGCATGTACGCGCAGGCCGCATCGTTCCCCGCGAAATTATCACGCACCGGGTACCGCTGGAAGAAGTAGCTGATGCTTACCATATTTTTTCAGCCAAGCTCGACAATTGCATCAAACCAATCCTGATACCGCCATCGGCAAGAAAATAGATCAAATATGAAAAGGACACAAGGTAATTTCGACCATATCAATGGCTGGGGCATCGATGCAGATCCGCTTGACGTACCAGCATATCCGATGAAAAAGCGGACAGAGAACGACAACAAAGGCATGATCTGGGAACGTCCGTCGCAACAGCCTGCCACGGTGGAGGTGCTGCATTCCAATGAGCGGCCCAACCTGACGGCCGTATTTGGTACTCCCAACCCGCCTTCCGGCCTGAGCGGCGCTATACGCAGGTATGCATTCAAGTACAGTGAATCGCACGTGGCACACTGGCTCCTGCTCCTTGCCGCCGACCGTATCAATATGTTTGAAGGTGTGGCTGACGATTTCCGCAAAGGCCATGTTCCAAATGTATTTGCTGAGCTGGGAGGGAAGTCGGAGCTGAAACACAATCCGGCAGGTGTAGCCAGGAAAGCAGCTGTGGGTCTTGCCCTGGTACTGGTAGTAACCGCATTGATCAGAAAGAACAATTAAGATCCGAAAACGGCATAATGCCGTGTAAGTACAAAAGAGGCGGTTAAAGTCCTCTATGCATACAACAACACCGGCTTCACAACGACATTGATGTGAAGCCGGTACCCAAAAAAATGGCGTCACGCATTGTAAGAATCGTTCCAGGGTAAAAAGCCCGGGCAAAGTACCTGTTTGTGGCCGCCGTTCCACAATCGCTGGGGAATATACCGGCGCCATCATTCTACAAATAGCTCGTGGCACGGCTAAGCCGGGCATTATCTAATGTGTTCACAGGTTTCTTTGCAGTTACATCTTCACTATTGATTATTCGTTTACAGCCCGGCATACCACCATTTTGTTGGTGGATGAGTAGCTGGTTTTTTTCTGTAACCCAGGTTGTTGTAAGATAAAATACGTCGACGTGCGTATACTTACCTGCGTTCGACTTACGGTAACGAGCCCGGTACATCCTGTACGCCGCAGGATTTCGGGCATTTCGCCGGTTCTGTATGGAACAGTTATTTGTTCAAAACGCGGCGAAAAAACGATGCGCCGGCAGGATGTTCAGCATGTAATATCCAGCAAGCGACAACCGGCGGTCGTTCATCCACAATACTTTAATATGGCGAACAGAAGTTCACAACGAGCAAGAATCGTTTATTACACAGACCCGCTCTGTTGCTGGAGCTGGGCTATGGAAAAAAGCTGGCAGCAGTTTATCCAGACCTACGAAGCGAGAATTTCCTACCAGTACTGTCTTGCCGGCATGATCCAGGACTGGAAGCAGTTCAATGATCCGGCCAACCCGATCAGCAATCCTACCGAAATGGGTGCGCTCTGGGCGCAGGTGCAGCAGGAACAAGGCATTTCGCTGAATGAAAAACTCTGGGCTGAAGATCCGCCTTCTTCTTCCTACCCGGCCTGTCTTGCCGTAAAAACTGCCGGTTTGCAGTCGCACCTGGCAGCTGAAAAGTACCTTTCCAACCTGCGGGAAGCTGCAATGGTGCAGGGACTTAATATTTCGAGTACTTCGGTTTTATTTGATGTTGCCCGCCAGACCAGTGCCGCCAATCCGGGCCTGCTGGATATGCACCGGTTCGGAGCCGACTTCAATGGACGGGAAAGTCGCCTGGCTTTCAAGGACGATATCCGCAAAGTACGCAGTAACGGCATCCAGCGCTTCCCCACATTTACCTTCACACTGAACGGCAAAGGGTTGATGATTACAGGTTTCAGACCATTTGAAACGCTGGTTGGGGCATTACGCCAGGTACTGTCCGTAGGGTAGCTGCCGCCCGCAGGCCCGTGGCATGAAAATTACCAGGGCGCCCGCTATTATTCAGCATAAAAGTACTTGTATGGATCCGCACGTAGAAAATGAAGTAAGTGAGTTCAATGAGCCGGGCCAACTTGAGGCTTTCCCGGGTAAACCTTACCCACTGGGTGCCCATTGGGATGGAAAAGGAGTAAATTTTGCAGTATTCTCGGAGAATGCAGATAGTATCGAACTTTGCCTGTTTGACGATACAGACGAAGAATACGCCAGAATCAGGATTGAAGAAGTAACACACCATATATGGCACGTGTATGTGCCGGATCTTGAACCCGGTCAGCTTTACGGTTACCGGGTACATGGCCCCTATGAACCGGAAAACGGGCACCGCTTCAACCCGTCCAAATTATTGGTTGACCCTTATGCACGTGCCCTGAGCGGTACCCTCAAATGGGATGATGCCTTGTTTGGCTACCAGGTGGGGAGCGACGATGAGGATCTTAGTTTCAGTGCGGCCGACAGTGCGCCTTTTATGCCCAAGTCAGTCGTGATCAACGAAGATTTTGACTGGGAAAATGATTGCAAAATTGACAGGCCTTACCACGAAACCGTTATCTATGAGACGCATGTAAAAGGTTTTACCCAGCTATTTGAGCACGTGCCTGAGGAACTTCGCGGCACATATGCAGGCCTGGCTCACCCTGCGGTGATTGATTACCTGCAAAAACTGGGTATTACGGCCATCGAGCTGCTGCCCGTACACCAGTTTGTGGCCGACCGGTACCTGGGAGAAAAAGGCCTGACCAATTACTGGGGCTACAACACACTCGGATTTTTCGCACCCGACCCCCGGTATTGCCGGTGCCACCAGCCTGGTGAGCAGGTGAGGGAGTTTAAAACGATGGTGCGGGAGTTTCACAAAGCCGGGATTGAGGTTATTCTTGACGTGGTGTACAACCACACTGCGGAAGGAAATCATATGGGCCCGACCCTGAGCTTCAAAGGATTTGACAATGCATCGTACTACCGCCTGACCGAGGAGAACCAGCGCTATTATATGGATTACACCGGTACGGGAAATACGCTGAATGTGCAACTGCCGAATGTGCTGGCTTTGATCATGGACAGCCTCCGGTACTGGATCACGGAAATGCATGTGGACGGCTTCCGGTTTGACCTTGCGGCCGCGCTCGCCCGCACGCTGCACGATACGGATAACCTGAGCTCATTCTTCAACATTATACACCAGGATCCGGTTATTTCACAGGTAAAGCTCATTGCCGAGCCCTGGGACATTGGGGAAGAAGGTTACATGGTGGGCAAGTTTCCGGTAGGTTGGGGCGAGTGGAATGGCATGTACCGCGACCAGGTGCGGAATTTCTGGCTTGCAGGCGAAACGCTGATGACAGAATTTGCACAACGTTTTACAGGCAGTCCTGATCTTTATCACAATACCTACCGGCGTCCGACGGCCAGTATCAACTTCCTGACTGCCCATGACGGCTATACGCTGCACGACCTGGTGAGCTATGAGGAAAAACACAATGAGGCCAACGGAGAGGATAACAAGGATGGTGAAAATAACAACCATTCCTGGAACTGCGGTGTCGAAGGCCCGACGGACGACCCGGACATCAATGCACTGCGTAATAAGTTAAAGCGGAATTTCTTTGTGACCCTCATGCTGTCGCAGGGCGTGCCCATGATCGTAGCCGGTGATGAATGGGGACGTACGCAGCACGGCAATAACAATGCATACTGCCAGGACAATGAAATATCGTGGCTTAACTGGGATAAAGTCGATCATTCGCTGTTGGATTTTACCCGCGAGCTGATCCATTTCTGTAAAAAACATCCCTCATTTCAGCGGCGGCGATGGTTTCAGGACCTGCCCGTAACCGGATCGGAAATCAAGGACATCATGTGGTTTGAGCCCGGCGGCAGACAGATTCCCGAAGATGGATGGGAGGATTCCGTGGCAGAAGCTTTCGGAGTGTTCCTCAACGGCAGAGGTATCCGGTGTGTAAACATGCGCGGAGAGCGGCTTGTGGATGATCATTTTTATATTGCATTTAATGCAACCGACGAGCCTGCCGACTTCATGCTGCCGGCCGAAGAATGCGGTACCGGGTGGCACATTGTGATCAGCACCAGTGAAGGTTTCATTGGCGAAAAGGATGAGCAGATCAGGCCGGGTGAGCCACTGTCAGTGGAGGCGCGATCCGTACTGGTGCTGAAATGTGCTTTGAATCCCCATTGTTGACCTCAAAAAAACAGGTTTATGTTCAGAAATAGTTTGCTGCTGATATTTGCTGCGTGTACACTGGCCGGGTGCGGGGGTGAAAATACCGGCTCCAACGTACAGGCTCCCGGCGACGAGAAGCCGGCAAAGGACAAGGTGCTGGAAGCAGGGGCCAAGCTCATGCAGGATAAAACACCCCTCAAAAGCTTCAACGCTTACCTGGATGGATTTCACTTTTATAATGGAAACATCAACTCCCAGATGGAGGCGCATCACTACGTCAGCCAGCTGAATGAGGATATGTACCAGGCCATTATTTTTGACGGTAATGCCGCCGATGCAAAGCTGATGGGTGTAGAGTATATCATTACGGAAAAGTTGTTCAAACAGCTGGATCCCCGTGAAAAGCTGCTTTGGCACAGCCATCATCACGAGGTGAAATCAGGTAGTCTGATTGCGCCGGGCATACCCGAAGTGGCTGAGCACGAGCTCATGGAAAAGCTGGTATCGACGTATGGTAAAACGATCCATACCTGGCATACCGACCAGGAGCGCAGCCTGCCCGTGGGCGCGCCGATGATCATGATGGGATTTACAAAAGAAGGTCAGCTCAAAAAGCCGCTGCTCGACCAGCGCGACAAACGTTTCGGCGTATCCACCGCAAAGAAAAGGGAGAACCGCGCCGACATACCGATGCCGCAGGTAGACCCGCTTGCCAATGCCTGGGAAAAAGGCCAGGTGCGCCAGCTCGTGATTTCCAGCAAGCCCGATTCTGCGCTGCACAAGCATTAACATTTGTTTTTACAAAAGAAAAAAGCCTGATACCGGATGCATTAGCTCCGGTATCAGGCTTTTCTGGATAGTCAGGCCGGACGTTGTTCCTGAATGTAGCTTTCCAGCTTGTGCCTGTCGTTTCCTACTGCATTGATGGCGGCGCGTACGGCATCTTTGTCTACGCCCATCTTGTCAGCAAGATAGCTGAGCTCATAGTCCTCGTCTGCGGAGACCCGGTTTCTGTCGCGGAAGTCTCTCTTGGTTTTGTCGTCTGCCATGTGCGTTTATGTTGATGGTTTTGAATATTGGCGTGTTTTTACACAAAAACCATGCTTGCATTTGCAGCGAACCAAAACCAGCACCTTTACTGAATCACACGAGCATTTATTCGGTAAATTTGCGCATCCAATAGCTGCCCAGGTTTTGAGAAAAAGATTCAGAAAGCATATCCGCATGGCGCGGTATGTGGTATACAAAGAAACGCTTGTTGATTTCCGGGACCATTTGTGGACATTCCTCGGCTCATTTGCAGGCATCGGTTTGATTGGCCTGCTCAATGATTTTCAGTTCACCGAAACGGACAATGTTTTCCTGATCGGTTCTTTCGGCGCCTCTTCGGTACTGATCTACGGAATTCCGAACAGTCCGCTGGCGCAGCCCCGCAACCTGCTTGGGGGTCATGTTTTTTCTGCTTTCATCGGAGTGCTGGTGCATTGGCTTGTGCCCGGCGAAGTATGGCTTTCATCCGCTTTTGCCGTGTCGCTCTCCATTGTGGCCATGCAAATGACCAAGACTTTACACCCGCCCGGTGGGGCCACCGCGCTCATTGCCAACATTGGTTCCGAAAAAATCAAGAGTCTGGGGTTTCTGTACGTGCTCAGCCCGGTACTTACCGGTGCACTGATCCTGCTGATCGTTGCAATACTGGTCAACAACCGCGCAGCCCACCGGCACTACCCTAAAAACAAAAACTGGTTTAAAGTCTGGCAGCGCCGGTACCGCTGAGCGGCCGCTTGTTTTCCGGATTAAATCAGCACACCGATTCCGGGTTTATCACCTTGGCGACAAGGATAGGATCCGGTCTGCTTCCACTTGCCGCAGGAACACTTCGTCATGGGATACGACCAGCAGCGTGCCGCGGTATTCATGAATAGCCGCTGTCAGGATTTCAATGTTCTGCAGGTCAAGATTGTTGGTGGGCTCGTCCAGTACGATCATGTCCGGAGCCTCGCTGCTGATGGTCAGGCAACATAGCGCAAGCCGCATCTTTTCGCCCCCGCTGAGTGCGTGGCACGGTTTGTCCCAGTCATCTTTTGTAAACAAAAACCGGCTCAGCCTGACCTTCACCTCATGCTCTTGCAATGCCGACGTATTAACGTGCTGTGCCTGTGCATACACATTTAGACAGGGATTTATGAGGGAGTAATCCTGGTCAATGTACACCGTCCTGCTTTCTGCCCTGAAAACCGTTCCGGTAAGTGGTTCGGCGGTACCCAGGATAATCCGGAGCAGCGTCGTCTTACCCGATCCGTTCGTTCCCCGGATCGCGATACGTTCACCGCTTGTGATCTGAAAAGTCAGGTTTTCTTTCCATAATGGTGCTCCGTAGCCAGCATTTACTTCCGTGGCGGCAAACAGTACCTTTCCTTTATGCAGGGCAGCATGGTCAAACCCGAACTTCATACGGTCAAGATCGGGCCGGGCTGAGCGGAGCTCGTTCAGCTCTTGTGAAATACCCTCAATCTTTTCGGTATCCACGCTTTTGAGCCTGGATGTGCTGTTTTCGGCATTGTTCCGGAGCGTGTTGATCATAATGCGGGCGACGCCTGCCTTTTCCTGTTTCTTTCTGCCGCGTGCATCGAGCTTCTGCTGGCGCTCGGAAGTTTCACGCTCTTTTTCTTCCGCTTTCCGCAAGGCTTTCTCCCGGTTTTGTATGTC harbors:
- a CDS encoding FAD-dependent oxidoreductase, translating into MNQENRPETDKNLPRRDGRNESLWQQSAGTDLHTTQQPETDTCDVLVVGAGITGLTAALLMQREGKKCIVCDAFQAGYGTTGGTTAHINTFADTTYAEVEQKFSEEASRQFAEAIARSVGTIHNLVTTYSIDCDFEWKDGYVYAEDEQETKELQDLYESALRAGVETEQVADAPAPLPYQAAVRFPKQAQFHPLKYIRGLQKEFLSLGGRVIENTLIDSVEKDGEYLIAKSGEREIKTKAVVYATHIPPGGINVLHMRNAPYRSYVIAATLKEDVYPEGLIYDSQDPYHYFRTHVIDGQKYLISGGHDHKTGHGDPEQSFADLIAYTSKCYPVDQVTTQWSSQYYVPSDGLPYIGHLPGTSDGIYAATGYNGNGMILGTVAAMVMSDLVVKGSSPYEKLFNPARVKPMGAFTEFIKENADVAGRFIADRFGIEEMESVKEIPADSGKLVEFQGQKLAVYRDKTGTVEALNPVCKHAGCIVNWNNSEKTWDCPCHGARYDQKGNVLTGPAREKLDRVAFPDLEAASAQKS
- a CDS encoding zinc-dependent alcohol dehydrogenase, with translation MIAMNYRGPYRVRVDRDKPMPRIEHPGDAIVRVTRSCICGSDLHLYHGLVPDTRVGTTFGHEFIGVVEEVGAEVTNIKVGDNVIVPFNVACGKCVFCEQGLFGNCHESNPQATAVGGIFGYSHTAGGFDGGQAEYVRVPYANVGPMVIPDDMDHDDAVLLTDVVPTGYQAAEMAAIKPGDTVVVFGAGPVGIMAAKSAWLFGAGRVIVIDHIEYRLEFVKRYAQCEAYNFRSLEDPVLFIKKTTDWIGADVCIDAVGCEAAGSAVQTITGRKLMLQAGSATALHWAINAVKKGGVVSIVGVYGPTANLIPIGNVVNKGITLRANQASVKRLLPRLVEHVRAGRIVPREIITHRVPLEEVADAYHIFSAKLDNCIKPILIPPSARK
- a CDS encoding DsbA family oxidoreductase, whose product is MANRSSQRARIVYYTDPLCCWSWAMEKSWQQFIQTYEARISYQYCLAGMIQDWKQFNDPANPISNPTEMGALWAQVQQEQGISLNEKLWAEDPPSSSYPACLAVKTAGLQSHLAAEKYLSNLREAAMVQGLNISSTSVLFDVARQTSAANPGLLDMHRFGADFNGRESRLAFKDDIRKVRSNGIQRFPTFTFTLNGKGLMITGFRPFETLVGALRQVLSVG
- the glgX gene encoding glycogen debranching protein GlgX, producing the protein MDPHVENEVSEFNEPGQLEAFPGKPYPLGAHWDGKGVNFAVFSENADSIELCLFDDTDEEYARIRIEEVTHHIWHVYVPDLEPGQLYGYRVHGPYEPENGHRFNPSKLLVDPYARALSGTLKWDDALFGYQVGSDDEDLSFSAADSAPFMPKSVVINEDFDWENDCKIDRPYHETVIYETHVKGFTQLFEHVPEELRGTYAGLAHPAVIDYLQKLGITAIELLPVHQFVADRYLGEKGLTNYWGYNTLGFFAPDPRYCRCHQPGEQVREFKTMVREFHKAGIEVILDVVYNHTAEGNHMGPTLSFKGFDNASYYRLTEENQRYYMDYTGTGNTLNVQLPNVLALIMDSLRYWITEMHVDGFRFDLAAALARTLHDTDNLSSFFNIIHQDPVISQVKLIAEPWDIGEEGYMVGKFPVGWGEWNGMYRDQVRNFWLAGETLMTEFAQRFTGSPDLYHNTYRRPTASINFLTAHDGYTLHDLVSYEEKHNEANGEDNKDGENNNHSWNCGVEGPTDDPDINALRNKLKRNFFVTLMLSQGVPMIVAGDEWGRTQHGNNNAYCQDNEISWLNWDKVDHSLLDFTRELIHFCKKHPSFQRRRWFQDLPVTGSEIKDIMWFEPGGRQIPEDGWEDSVAEAFGVFLNGRGIRCVNMRGERLVDDHFYIAFNATDEPADFMLPAEECGTGWHIVISTSEGFIGEKDEQIRPGEPLSVEARSVLVLKCALNPHC
- a CDS encoding OBAP family protein codes for the protein MFRNSLLLIFAACTLAGCGGENTGSNVQAPGDEKPAKDKVLEAGAKLMQDKTPLKSFNAYLDGFHFYNGNINSQMEAHHYVSQLNEDMYQAIIFDGNAADAKLMGVEYIITEKLFKQLDPREKLLWHSHHHEVKSGSLIAPGIPEVAEHELMEKLVSTYGKTIHTWHTDQERSLPVGAPMIMMGFTKEGQLKKPLLDQRDKRFGVSTAKKRENRADIPMPQVDPLANAWEKGQVRQLVISSKPDSALHKH
- a CDS encoding DUF3606 domain-containing protein — protein: MADDKTKRDFRDRNRVSADEDYELSYLADKMGVDKDAVRAAINAVGNDRHKLESYIQEQRPA
- a CDS encoding HPP family protein, yielding MARYVVYKETLVDFRDHLWTFLGSFAGIGLIGLLNDFQFTETDNVFLIGSFGASSVLIYGIPNSPLAQPRNLLGGHVFSAFIGVLVHWLVPGEVWLSSAFAVSLSIVAMQMTKTLHPPGGATALIANIGSEKIKSLGFLYVLSPVLTGALILLIVAILVNNRAAHRHYPKNKNWFKVWQRRYR
- the abc-f gene encoding ribosomal protection-like ABC-F family protein, whose protein sequence is MLTLHNLTYLHPNRELLLDDLYLTVNKHEKIALVGNNGSGKSTLLRIIAGELQPAAGQVKTGSLPYLVPQIFGQYNHLTIAGALRVDRRLHALQEILTGNVSEENLALLNDDWTIEERIDQALHHWQLPDLDLSQKLGTLSGGQKTKVFLAGITIHQPELILLDEPSNHLDSAGRQLLYDFIKNTGKTLVVVSHDRQLLQLVNLVCELDKGGISVYGGNYDFYLQQKESEREALNRDIQNREKALRKAEEKERETSERQQKLDARGRKKQEKAGVARIMINTLRNNAENSTSRLKSVDTEKIEGISQELNELRSARPDLDRMKFGFDHAALHKGKVLFAATEVNAGYGAPLWKENLTFQITSGERIAIRGTNGSGKTTLLRIILGTAEPLTGTVFRAESRTVYIDQDYSLINPCLNVYAQAQHVNTSALQEHEVKVRLSRFLFTKDDWDKPCHALSGGEKMRLALCCLTISSEAPDMIVLDEPTNNLDLQNIEILTAAIHEYRGTLLVVSHDEVFLRQVEADRILSLSPR